In Microbacterium esteraromaticum, the following proteins share a genomic window:
- a CDS encoding WXG100 family type VII secretion target has translation MAGHDFGATYSEMESAASRLRDGRSAVTDTLKELQGVIDDLVQDGFKTENASEAYSTAYSELTTSLDDAAEAVNDMAQALDRMADSIRDKDSELAGG, from the coding sequence ATGGCCGGACATGACTTTGGGGCGACGTACTCCGAGATGGAGAGCGCGGCATCGCGTCTGCGTGATGGTCGCAGCGCCGTGACCGACACGCTGAAGGAGCTGCAGGGCGTCATCGACGACCTGGTGCAGGACGGTTTCAAGACCGAGAATGCGTCTGAGGCGTATTCGACGGCGTACTCCGAGCTGACCACGTCGCTGGATGACGCTGCGGAGGCTGTGAACGACATGGCGCAGGCGCTGGACCGCATGGCGGACTCGATCCGCG